The Nitrospirae bacterium YQR-1 genomic interval GGTGACGTATTTTAATTTGTTTGCCTGATGGCGGACTATTACAAACTTAGTGCGCAGCATAAGTGAGACAAACGCTGCGTGCCAGTACTCCTTGCCAAGATTAGACACAATAACATCTATCCCCTCTGTATAAACAACGTACAGAAGCCTAAAGAGCGCTAGAAAATCCATGAGATTTTTTAATTTCAAATGGTAAACATATACTCCCGCCGCTTTGCAGTTTTCAAAAACAGCACTACCCTTTGGACATGCAACAATGACTTCGATGCCGGAATTTAAAAGTGAATTAGCCAGCAGTGTTCCGTGAGAACCGATGCCGCTCCACTTTGTGTTTGTATATAAAAGAAGTACTTTCTTCATGTTAACGGAGCAGCTTCCATGTAAAGGCCAGAGGCCCAGTGTTAAGCTTAATTGACATACGTTTAAACTCAAAAGGGTCATCGCCGCTATAAATATATCCTTTTTTTGTGGTAAAGGCTCCTTTAAATCCAGACTCTTTAATACTCCTTATAACCCTGCTGTCATAATCGCCGTATGGATAGCAAAAAAAATCCACAGGAAGGTCTAATGCAGATTGCAGATCGTCTTTGCAGCCTCGCACCTCTGCCTCAAGTTCAGTGTCTGAAAGTGTGGGAAGTGATGGGTGTGTCCTTGAGTGGGCGCCAAATTCGAACCCTTGTTTCTTTAAGAATTCTATGTCACTCCAATCCATCATTTCTTTTGTATCTTTTAGGTCCACACAATCCCATTCGTTATGTTTTCCAACTAGGGATGAGACTAAAAAAATGGCTGCTGGGAAGTTGTACTTGTTTAGAATTGGAAATGCAAGCTCTATGAAGCTCTTAAAACCGTCATCAAATGTTATTGCTACCAGTATAGAATCAGAGGGCTGACCCAGAGAGAAATTAAAAATATCGGTCAGACTTACAACCTTATACCCGCAGACCTTAAGGTAGTACATTTGAGCGGCGAACATCTTAGGGGTGACGTATAGACCCTGAAGCCTGGCTCCCTTTTTGGGCTGACCAATGCTATGGTATGTTAGAACAATAGCTTTTTGCATATTACAGGTTTTTTTAAGATATTATAGCAGAAGAATATAAATAAATATTTTCGAGTTATATTTTGTGGAAATTGACATTAGAAATTCTGTATTGCTATAATGAAGTGTTGCTGAGGGTATGTAATCCTGGGTAGCTCAGTCGGCAGAGCGGGTGGCTGTTAACCACCTTGTCGGGGGTTCGAGTCCCTCCCCAGGAGCCAAGTCAAAAAATAGTTCCAAAAAAAATTCGTGAGGAGAGCTTGAGAATGAAAAACCCAATGATAGAGTCCTTTTTGATACCATTTATTACTTCTGTTCATGTTGTAAGTATTTTAATTTGGATAGGAGGAGTTGTATTTGTAACGACAGTAGTGTTTCCTATGATAGTTCGCATGGAGGATTCCATGGAAAAAGTATTTTTTTTCCAGGGCGTAGAACAACGGTTTGCTAAAATTGCTAAGGTTTTCGTTTTGATAGCAGGATTGACCGGTGGTGTATTAATATATTTAAAAGACGTTTTACATACGCTTTTCCACAAAGACGGATTTTATTTGACATTAATGCTGATTTTGTGGACGATTTTTTTAACAGTTCTTACTTTTGAGAAAAAACTATTTAATATAATATTTAAGGGTGAGGCACAGCATGATACAAAAAAGATTTTTATGCGTTTAACTATGTTTCACTGGATAATAATGTGTGTAAGTCTGGTAATCGTTTTTCTCGGCGTTTATCAGGGACACAAAGGCACATTTTAGTTTTGGAATTTAATTATGTCAAATTTTTTATTTAAGACAGTACTCCTCTTTCATTTATTTTTTTTTGCGTACCCTGTTAATTCCCTGCAAGCTAATTGGATCAAATTAGATGAGGGTATTGAATTTTCCGAATTTGAGACCTCAACTGAGTCTGCCGGCGACGGCGTGAAAATTACTGTTTTACGGGCAACCCCTAAATATTATGAGTTAAAATTACTTACATCCTCAGATGCAGGCGGCGGCAGCATGACAGTAAAGGAGTGGGCTTACAAGTATAATTTATTAGCTGTAATTAATGCCGGCATGTATCAGGAGGATGGTAAAACTAATGTAGGTTATATGAAAAGCAAAGGTCGTGTTATTAATTCTCACATAGCAAAGGCATACAAGACAATGTTGACACTTGACCCTAAGGACAGATCAGACAAAGAATTTCAAATAATTGATTTAGAGTGTAACAATGACAATTCTACATTTAGCAGATACAGAACATTAGTTCAAAACATAAGAATGATTAGCTGCAAACAGCAAAATGTCTGGTCACAGCAGGCGGCCTCATGGAGCATTGCAGCACTCGGCATGGACAAGTCCGGTAATATTCTTTTTTTAATGTCTGTCACCCCACTTACAGTTCATGAGTTTATAGATATAATTTTGAATCTCCCTATAAGAATATATAATGCAATGTATTTAGAGGGCGGCAAACAAGCATCGTTGTATATAAACATTGGCGGCAAGGAAATTGAGCGCTCAGGAAGAGGGGGCGTATATTTGTCCAATAAAAACACCAAGGATTCCTATTGGCCGATTCCAAATGTTCTTGGTCTGGTTAAGAAGAAATAATTTGGCTCTGCTGTGGTTTTGTGTGGGTAGAAGCAGCCACAGACTCAGCTATGGAGCTTTCGACGAAGCCAACAAAGTTAATCGAATGAATGCAGCTTGGTATTACAACTCTTTCATGGCCCATTTCTAAC includes:
- a CDS encoding polysaccharide deacetylase family protein; protein product: MYYLKVCGYKVVSLTDIFNFSLGQPSDSILVAITFDDGFKSFIELAFPILNKYNFPAAIFLVSSLVGKHNEWDCVDLKDTKEMMDWSDIEFLKKQGFEFGAHSRTHPSLPTLSDTELEAEVRGCKDDLQSALDLPVDFFCYPYGDYDSRVIRSIKESGFKGAFTTKKGYIYSGDDPFEFKRMSIKLNTGPLAFTWKLLR
- a CDS encoding phosphodiester glycosidase family protein translates to MSNFLFKTVLLFHLFFFAYPVNSLQANWIKLDEGIEFSEFETSTESAGDGVKITVLRATPKYYELKLLTSSDAGGGSMTVKEWAYKYNLLAVINAGMYQEDGKTNVGYMKSKGRVINSHIAKAYKTMLTLDPKDRSDKEFQIIDLECNNDNSTFSRYRTLVQNIRMISCKQQNVWSQQAASWSIAALGMDKSGNILFLMSVTPLTVHEFIDIILNLPIRIYNAMYLEGGKQASLYINIGGKEIERSGRGGVYLSNKNTKDSYWPIPNVLGLVKKK